One Primulina huaijiensis isolate GDHJ02 chromosome 8, ASM1229523v2, whole genome shotgun sequence genomic region harbors:
- the LOC140982996 gene encoding probable disease resistance protein At1g61300 isoform X3 — translation MVPISYAPTLEFQSRKSLEEDIIKSLRDGNVHMIAICGVGGVGKTTMVRRTEDRAIKEKLFDEIVTVVVSQQIDKLKIQDQIAEILRLDLSEKTLDGRAHKLRTRLMDSKKKLIIFDDVWKSFEPEDIGVPYGGCKIILTSRLKDDVFEEMGADKVIEIQVLDKKEAWTLFREKSGDCVDDLDFRPIAEEVAAECKGLPIALATVGKALKNKNIKTWEHALLQLRGANPTNFQQVLQNVYMPLKLSYDFLETESEKSLFLLCCLFPEDDNIQIEDLALLSFGSGMFERYYNIEDGRNRTFHLLERLRSRFLLITGRNEQEVKMHDVVRDVAIFIGSKEKQGFLNVCSMDSSRNCNWMSVDISNIANAKLPVGLDFPNLRLLMILNSNYLKFSQGFDVNDICFKGMEELTVLYFSHPNFQSLPSSLEFLKKLRKLHLHYCEVKDISVVGELASLEILRVWRCNKIEELPADVGKLKLLRLLELRACEKLKRIVAGVISSLVGLEELKIVGCFNKWEAKGNVSEERNASLSELESLSNLTSLEIDIFDPNLVAQEILLSKQLRRYRIRVDGFLFDVMKHERIITLQLPRDVTIGNWIRRLGKNTQSLELRGDGSNDFNLGEMESLRELVFRNCSTVEKLMNAIDCKLPMLEHLKLRELRELEEIIDGTIPEGSNSFQNLESLVVEHLPKLGYLWKSPNQNVSLVNLKSISIDDCPNLRYLFSMATARSLLQLQRLEILSCETIEQVLWNEMESNTEASVIEFPKLKALTLLYLPNLLAFTQGVEIIKFPQLIELWIGNLQRLNSFVPIDSEPTHDHHSLHFFCNKKVEIIGLKILNLSYFPDKISKIWCRHIPTSFFNNLENLFIYEVDGIKNLISSSIAKDLVNLKRLDINHCKEMIDVIEDETHVPVNSVFPNLEYLAIRYNCKLRSFCQWKHAFELPSLVTAQIDDCPLMKIFTLGSLNTPKLYRFRINYEYIEMKDLNGGIHNFVSTKQNANEDENKDEYYEDENHEDKKETEGEERIESSNNNLM, via the exons ATGGTACCTATCTCTTATGCACCAACTTTGGAGTTTCAATCGAGAAAAAGCCTGGAGGAAGACATCATCAAGTCTTTGAGAGATGGCAACGTCCACATGATAGCGATTTGCGGCGTGGGAGGTGTTGGGAAGACAACTATGGTGCGAAGAACTGAGGATAGGGCGATAAAAGAGAAGTTATTTGACGAGATTGTGACTGTAGTTGTCAGTCAACAAATTGACAAGCTTAAAATTCAGGACCAAATTGCAGAAATTTTACGTTTGGATTTGAGCGAGAAGACTTTGGATGGTAGAGCACATAAATTGCGCACCAGGCTAATGGATTCGAAGAAGAAACTCATAATATTTGATGATGTTTGGAAAAGCTTTGAGCCGGAGGATATAGGAGTTCCTTATGGAGgatgcaaaattattttgacATCTCGACTCAAAGATGATGTATTTGAAGAAATGGGAGCCGATAAAGTTATTGAAATACAAGTCTTAGACAAAAAAGAAGCTTGGACACTTTTTAGAGAGAAATCTGGTGATTGCgttgatgatttagattttcGTCCCATAGCAGAAGAAGTCGCAGCAGAATGCAAAGGTTTGCCAATTGCGCTTGCAACCGTTGGTAAAgctctgaaaaataaaaatataaagacCTGGGAACATGCACTTTTACAACTGAGAGGAGCTAACCCAACGAATTTCCAGCAAGTTCTTCAAAATGTTTATATGCCTCTGAAACTGAGTTACGATTTCTTGGAAACTGAAAGTGAAAAGTCCCTTTTCCTGCTATGTTGCTTGTTTCCCGAAGATGATAACATCCAGATTGAGGACTTGGCTTTGCTCAGCTTTGGGTCAGGCATGTTTGAGAGATACTACAATATTGAAGATGGAAGAAACAGAACATTTCATTTATTGGAGAGGCTTAGAAGTCGTTTTTTATTGATTACCGGTAGAAATGAACAAGAGGTAAAAATGCATGATGTTGTTCGTGATGTGGCTATTTTCATTGGTTCAAAAGAAAAGCAAGGGTTTTTGAATGTGTGCTCAATGGATTCATCTCGCAATTGCAATTGGATGTCCGTGGACATTTCAAATATTGCCAATGCCAAGCTTCCAGTTGGGTTAGATTTTCCAAATCTTCGTCTCTTGATGATTCTGAAttccaattatttaaaattttcccaAGGATTTGATGTCAatgatatttgttttaaagGAATGGAGGAGCTGACGGTCTTGTATTTTTCACATCCAAATTTTCAATCACTTCCATCGTCTCTGGAATTCCTTAAAAAACTTAGAAAGTTGCACTTGCATTATTGCGAGGTTAAAGACATATCTGTTGTTGGCGAGTTAGCAAGTTTGGAAATTCTTCGTGTCTGGCGCTGTAACAAAATTGAAGAGTTACCAGCAGATGTTGGGAAATTGAAGCTTCTAAGATTACTAGAATTGAGGGCTTGCGAGAAACTCAAAAGAATAGTGGCTGGTGTCATATCAAGCTTGGTTGGGTTGGAGGAATTGAAGATAGTTGGTTGCTTTAACAAATGGGAAGCAAAGGGAAATGTAAGTGAAGAAAGGAATGCTAGTCTTTCAGAACTTGAGTCTCTCAGCAATTTGACTTCCTTGGAGATTGATATATTTGATCCCAACTTGGTCGCCCAAGAGATATTGCTTTCAAAGCAGTTAAGAAGATATCGAATACGTGTTGACGGATTTTTATTTGATGTCATGAAGCATGAGAGAATAATCACACTCCAATTACCGAGAGACGTGACAATAGGGAATTGGATTCGGCGACTAGGAAAGAACACCCAGTCGCTAGAATTACGTGGAGATGGTTCAAACGATTTTAATCTAGGTGAGATGGAAAGCTTGAGGGAGCTCGTATTTCGAAATTGTTCAACGGTGGAGAAATTGATGAATGCAATCGATTGCAAACTCCCCATGTTGGAGCACCTGAAGCTGAGAGAACTCAGAGAGTTGGAAGAGATAATTGATGGTACAATTCCAGAGGGATCCAATTCCTTCCAAAATCTAGAATCACTAGTTGTTGAACATCTTCCCAAGTTGGGATATTTGTGGAAGAGTCCAAATCAGAATGTTTCACTGGTCAACCTCAAATCCATAAGCATTGACGATTGTCCCAATCTACGATATCTCTTCTCAATGGCAACAGCAAGGAGTCTTTTACAACTTCAACGCCTGGAAATACTTTCATGTGAGACGATTGAACAAGTGTTGTGGAATGAAATGGAAAGCAACACAGAGGCTTCTGTTATTGAGTTCCCAAAGTTGAAGGCACTGACACTGTTATATCTGCCAAACCTTTTAGCTTTCACCCAAGGAGttgaaatcataaaattccCCCAGTTGAT AGAGTTGTGGATTGGAAATTTGCAAAGGCTGAATAGTTTTGTGCCAATAGATTCAGAACCCACCCACGACCATCATTCTCTTCATTTCTTTTGCAATAAAAAG GTTGAAATTATTGGCCTAAAGATACTTAATCTCAGTTACTTTCCAGATAAAATAAGCAAGATATGGTGTCGCCACATCCCAACCAGTTTCTTTAATAATCTTGAGAACTTGTTTATATATGAAGTTGATGGCATCAAAAACTTAATATCATCTTCAATAGCAAAAGATCTTGTTAATCTCAAAAGACTAGATATAAACCATTGCAAAGAGATGATTGATGTGATTGAGGATGAGACACATGTACCAGTTAACTCTGTCTTTCCTAATCTGGAATATTTGGCAATAAGATACAATTGTAAGTTGAGAAGTTTTTGCCAATGGAAGCACGCATTTGAGTTACCATCACTTGTCACTGCTCAAATAGATGATTGCCCTCTGATGAAAATTTTCACTTTGGGATCGCTAAATACGCCAAAATTATATCGGTTCCGGATAAATTACGAGTACATTGAAATGAAAGACTTGAACGGCGGCATACATAATTTCGTAAGTACTAAG CAGAATGCAAACGAAGATGAGAACAAGGATGAGTACTATGAGGATGAGAATCATGAGGACAAGAAAGAGACAGAAGGCGAGGAAAGGATAGAGAGCAGCAACAACAATCTTATGTGA
- the LOC140982996 gene encoding disease resistance protein At4g27190-like isoform X2 — MVPISYAPTLEFQSRKSLEEDIIKSLRDGNVHMIAICGVGGVGKTTMVRRTEDRAIKEKLFDEIVTVVVSQQIDKLKIQDQIAEILRLDLSEKTLDGRAHKLRTRLMDSKKKLIIFDDVWKSFEPEDIGVPYGGCKIILTSRLKDDVFEEMGADKVIEIQVLDKKEAWTLFREKSGDCVDDLDFRPIAEEVAAECKGLPIALATVGKALKNKNIKTWEHALLQLRGANPTNFQQVLQNVYMPLKLSYDFLETESEKSLFLLCCLFPEDDNIQIEDLALLSFGSGMFERYYNIEDGRNRTFHLLERLRSRFLLITGRNEQEVKMHDVVRDVAIFIGSKEKQGFLNVCSMDSSRNCNWMSVDISNIANAKLPVGLDFPNLRLLMILNSNYLKFSQGFDVNDICFKGMEELTVLYFSHPNFQSLPSSLEFLKKLRKLHLHYCEVKDISVVGELASLEILRVWRCNKIEELPADVGKLKLLRLLELRACEKLKRIVAGVISSLVGLEELKIVGCFNKWEAKGNVSEERNASLSELESLSNLTSLEIDIFDPNLVAQEILLSKQLRRYRIRVDGFLFDVMKHERIITLQLPRDVTIGNWIRRLGKNTQSLELRGDGSNDFNLGEMESLRELVFRNCSTVEKLMNAIDCKLPMLEHLKLRELRELEEIIDGTIPEGSNSFQNLESLVVEHLPKLGYLWKSPNQNVSLVNLKSISIDDCPNLRYLFSMATARSLLQLQRLEILSCETIEQVLWNEMESNTEASVIEFPKLKALTLLYLPNLLAFTQGVEIIKFPQLIELEINNCPKLRTKINQFPDGMIEKIFVSDRDNIEEIFRDDGNRHIIFQELRELRLQDLSYLTTFYRGAESIKFPKLKELWIGNLQRLNSFVPIDSEPTHDHHSLHFFCNKKVEIIGLKILNLSYFPDKISKIWCRHIPTSFFNNLENLFIYEVDGIKNLISSSIAKDLVNLKRLDINHCKEMIDVIEDETHVPVNSVFPNLEYLAIRYNCKLRSFCQWKHAFELPSLVTAQIDDCPLMKIFTLGSLNTPKLYRFRINYEYIEMKDLNGGIHNFVSTKNANEDENKDEYYEDENHEDKKETEGEERIESSNNNLM, encoded by the exons ATGGTACCTATCTCTTATGCACCAACTTTGGAGTTTCAATCGAGAAAAAGCCTGGAGGAAGACATCATCAAGTCTTTGAGAGATGGCAACGTCCACATGATAGCGATTTGCGGCGTGGGAGGTGTTGGGAAGACAACTATGGTGCGAAGAACTGAGGATAGGGCGATAAAAGAGAAGTTATTTGACGAGATTGTGACTGTAGTTGTCAGTCAACAAATTGACAAGCTTAAAATTCAGGACCAAATTGCAGAAATTTTACGTTTGGATTTGAGCGAGAAGACTTTGGATGGTAGAGCACATAAATTGCGCACCAGGCTAATGGATTCGAAGAAGAAACTCATAATATTTGATGATGTTTGGAAAAGCTTTGAGCCGGAGGATATAGGAGTTCCTTATGGAGgatgcaaaattattttgacATCTCGACTCAAAGATGATGTATTTGAAGAAATGGGAGCCGATAAAGTTATTGAAATACAAGTCTTAGACAAAAAAGAAGCTTGGACACTTTTTAGAGAGAAATCTGGTGATTGCgttgatgatttagattttcGTCCCATAGCAGAAGAAGTCGCAGCAGAATGCAAAGGTTTGCCAATTGCGCTTGCAACCGTTGGTAAAgctctgaaaaataaaaatataaagacCTGGGAACATGCACTTTTACAACTGAGAGGAGCTAACCCAACGAATTTCCAGCAAGTTCTTCAAAATGTTTATATGCCTCTGAAACTGAGTTACGATTTCTTGGAAACTGAAAGTGAAAAGTCCCTTTTCCTGCTATGTTGCTTGTTTCCCGAAGATGATAACATCCAGATTGAGGACTTGGCTTTGCTCAGCTTTGGGTCAGGCATGTTTGAGAGATACTACAATATTGAAGATGGAAGAAACAGAACATTTCATTTATTGGAGAGGCTTAGAAGTCGTTTTTTATTGATTACCGGTAGAAATGAACAAGAGGTAAAAATGCATGATGTTGTTCGTGATGTGGCTATTTTCATTGGTTCAAAAGAAAAGCAAGGGTTTTTGAATGTGTGCTCAATGGATTCATCTCGCAATTGCAATTGGATGTCCGTGGACATTTCAAATATTGCCAATGCCAAGCTTCCAGTTGGGTTAGATTTTCCAAATCTTCGTCTCTTGATGATTCTGAAttccaattatttaaaattttcccaAGGATTTGATGTCAatgatatttgttttaaagGAATGGAGGAGCTGACGGTCTTGTATTTTTCACATCCAAATTTTCAATCACTTCCATCGTCTCTGGAATTCCTTAAAAAACTTAGAAAGTTGCACTTGCATTATTGCGAGGTTAAAGACATATCTGTTGTTGGCGAGTTAGCAAGTTTGGAAATTCTTCGTGTCTGGCGCTGTAACAAAATTGAAGAGTTACCAGCAGATGTTGGGAAATTGAAGCTTCTAAGATTACTAGAATTGAGGGCTTGCGAGAAACTCAAAAGAATAGTGGCTGGTGTCATATCAAGCTTGGTTGGGTTGGAGGAATTGAAGATAGTTGGTTGCTTTAACAAATGGGAAGCAAAGGGAAATGTAAGTGAAGAAAGGAATGCTAGTCTTTCAGAACTTGAGTCTCTCAGCAATTTGACTTCCTTGGAGATTGATATATTTGATCCCAACTTGGTCGCCCAAGAGATATTGCTTTCAAAGCAGTTAAGAAGATATCGAATACGTGTTGACGGATTTTTATTTGATGTCATGAAGCATGAGAGAATAATCACACTCCAATTACCGAGAGACGTGACAATAGGGAATTGGATTCGGCGACTAGGAAAGAACACCCAGTCGCTAGAATTACGTGGAGATGGTTCAAACGATTTTAATCTAGGTGAGATGGAAAGCTTGAGGGAGCTCGTATTTCGAAATTGTTCAACGGTGGAGAAATTGATGAATGCAATCGATTGCAAACTCCCCATGTTGGAGCACCTGAAGCTGAGAGAACTCAGAGAGTTGGAAGAGATAATTGATGGTACAATTCCAGAGGGATCCAATTCCTTCCAAAATCTAGAATCACTAGTTGTTGAACATCTTCCCAAGTTGGGATATTTGTGGAAGAGTCCAAATCAGAATGTTTCACTGGTCAACCTCAAATCCATAAGCATTGACGATTGTCCCAATCTACGATATCTCTTCTCAATGGCAACAGCAAGGAGTCTTTTACAACTTCAACGCCTGGAAATACTTTCATGTGAGACGATTGAACAAGTGTTGTGGAATGAAATGGAAAGCAACACAGAGGCTTCTGTTATTGAGTTCCCAAAGTTGAAGGCACTGACACTGTTATATCTGCCAAACCTTTTAGCTTTCACCCAAGGAGttgaaatcataaaattccCCCAGTTGATAGAACTAGAAATCAACAACTGCCCAAAGCTCCGAACCAAAATCAACCAATTCCCTGACGGCATGATTGAGAAGATCTTCGTTAGTGATCGTGACAATATAGAAGAAATATTTAGGGATGATGGAAATCGTCATATCATATTCCAAGAATTGAGGGAACTGAGACTACAGGATCTCTCATACCTGACAACATTCTACAGAGGTGCTGAAAGCATCAAGTTTCCAAAGCTGAAAGAGTTGTGGATTGGAAATTTGCAAAGGCTGAATAGTTTTGTGCCAATAGATTCAGAACCCACCCACGACCATCATTCTCTTCATTTCTTTTGCAATAAAAAG GTTGAAATTATTGGCCTAAAGATACTTAATCTCAGTTACTTTCCAGATAAAATAAGCAAGATATGGTGTCGCCACATCCCAACCAGTTTCTTTAATAATCTTGAGAACTTGTTTATATATGAAGTTGATGGCATCAAAAACTTAATATCATCTTCAATAGCAAAAGATCTTGTTAATCTCAAAAGACTAGATATAAACCATTGCAAAGAGATGATTGATGTGATTGAGGATGAGACACATGTACCAGTTAACTCTGTCTTTCCTAATCTGGAATATTTGGCAATAAGATACAATTGTAAGTTGAGAAGTTTTTGCCAATGGAAGCACGCATTTGAGTTACCATCACTTGTCACTGCTCAAATAGATGATTGCCCTCTGATGAAAATTTTCACTTTGGGATCGCTAAATACGCCAAAATTATATCGGTTCCGGATAAATTACGAGTACATTGAAATGAAAGACTTGAACGGCGGCATACATAATTTCGTAAGTACTAAG AATGCAAACGAAGATGAGAACAAGGATGAGTACTATGAGGATGAGAATCATGAGGACAAGAAAGAGACAGAAGGCGAGGAAAGGATAGAGAGCAGCAACAACAATCTTATGTGA
- the LOC140982996 gene encoding disease resistance protein At4g27190-like isoform X4 — translation MVPISYAPTLEFQSRKSLEEDIIKSLRDGNVHMIAICGVGGVGKTTMVRRTEDRAIKEKLFDEIVTVVVSQQIDKLKIQDQIAEILRLDLSEKTLDGRAHKLRTRLMDSKKKLIIFDDVWKSFEPEDIGVPYGGCKIILTSRLKDDVFEEMGADKVIEIQVLDKKEAWTLFREKSGDCVDDLDFRPIAEEVAAECKGLPIALATVGKALKNKNIKTWEHALLQLRGANPTNFQQVLQNVYMPLKLSYDFLETESEKSLFLLCCLFPEDDNIQIEDLALLSFGSGMFERYYNIEDGRNRTFHLLERLRSRFLLITGRNEQEVKMHDVVRDVAIFIGSKEKQGFLNVCSMDSSRNCNWMSVDISNIANAKLPVGLDFPNLRLLMILNSNYLKFSQGFDVNDICFKGMEELTVLYFSHPNFQSLPSSLEFLKKLRKLHLHYCEVKDISVVGELASLEILRVWRCNKIEELPADVGKLKLLRLLELRACEKLKRIVAGVISSLVGLEELKIVGCFNKWEAKGNVSEERNASLSELESLSNLTSLEIDIFDPNLVAQEILLSKQLRRYRIRVDGFLFDVMKHERIITLQLPRDVTIGNWIRRLGKNTQSLELRGDGSNDFNLGEMESLRELVFRNCSTVEKLMNAIDCKLPMLEHLKLRELRELEEIIDGTIPEGSNSFQNLESLVVEHLPKLGYLWKSPNQNVSLVNLKSISIDDCPNLRYLFSMATARSLLQLQRLEILSCETIEQVLWNEMESNTEASVIEFPKLKALTLLYLPNLLAFTQGVEIIKFPQLIELEINNCPKLRTKINQFPDGMIEKIFVSDRDNIEEIFRDDGNRHIIFQELRELRLQDLSYLTTFYRGAESIKFPKLKELWIGNLQRLNSFVPIDSEPTHDHHSLHFFCNKKNANEDENKDEYYEDENHEDKKETEGEERIESSNNNLM, via the exons ATGGTACCTATCTCTTATGCACCAACTTTGGAGTTTCAATCGAGAAAAAGCCTGGAGGAAGACATCATCAAGTCTTTGAGAGATGGCAACGTCCACATGATAGCGATTTGCGGCGTGGGAGGTGTTGGGAAGACAACTATGGTGCGAAGAACTGAGGATAGGGCGATAAAAGAGAAGTTATTTGACGAGATTGTGACTGTAGTTGTCAGTCAACAAATTGACAAGCTTAAAATTCAGGACCAAATTGCAGAAATTTTACGTTTGGATTTGAGCGAGAAGACTTTGGATGGTAGAGCACATAAATTGCGCACCAGGCTAATGGATTCGAAGAAGAAACTCATAATATTTGATGATGTTTGGAAAAGCTTTGAGCCGGAGGATATAGGAGTTCCTTATGGAGgatgcaaaattattttgacATCTCGACTCAAAGATGATGTATTTGAAGAAATGGGAGCCGATAAAGTTATTGAAATACAAGTCTTAGACAAAAAAGAAGCTTGGACACTTTTTAGAGAGAAATCTGGTGATTGCgttgatgatttagattttcGTCCCATAGCAGAAGAAGTCGCAGCAGAATGCAAAGGTTTGCCAATTGCGCTTGCAACCGTTGGTAAAgctctgaaaaataaaaatataaagacCTGGGAACATGCACTTTTACAACTGAGAGGAGCTAACCCAACGAATTTCCAGCAAGTTCTTCAAAATGTTTATATGCCTCTGAAACTGAGTTACGATTTCTTGGAAACTGAAAGTGAAAAGTCCCTTTTCCTGCTATGTTGCTTGTTTCCCGAAGATGATAACATCCAGATTGAGGACTTGGCTTTGCTCAGCTTTGGGTCAGGCATGTTTGAGAGATACTACAATATTGAAGATGGAAGAAACAGAACATTTCATTTATTGGAGAGGCTTAGAAGTCGTTTTTTATTGATTACCGGTAGAAATGAACAAGAGGTAAAAATGCATGATGTTGTTCGTGATGTGGCTATTTTCATTGGTTCAAAAGAAAAGCAAGGGTTTTTGAATGTGTGCTCAATGGATTCATCTCGCAATTGCAATTGGATGTCCGTGGACATTTCAAATATTGCCAATGCCAAGCTTCCAGTTGGGTTAGATTTTCCAAATCTTCGTCTCTTGATGATTCTGAAttccaattatttaaaattttcccaAGGATTTGATGTCAatgatatttgttttaaagGAATGGAGGAGCTGACGGTCTTGTATTTTTCACATCCAAATTTTCAATCACTTCCATCGTCTCTGGAATTCCTTAAAAAACTTAGAAAGTTGCACTTGCATTATTGCGAGGTTAAAGACATATCTGTTGTTGGCGAGTTAGCAAGTTTGGAAATTCTTCGTGTCTGGCGCTGTAACAAAATTGAAGAGTTACCAGCAGATGTTGGGAAATTGAAGCTTCTAAGATTACTAGAATTGAGGGCTTGCGAGAAACTCAAAAGAATAGTGGCTGGTGTCATATCAAGCTTGGTTGGGTTGGAGGAATTGAAGATAGTTGGTTGCTTTAACAAATGGGAAGCAAAGGGAAATGTAAGTGAAGAAAGGAATGCTAGTCTTTCAGAACTTGAGTCTCTCAGCAATTTGACTTCCTTGGAGATTGATATATTTGATCCCAACTTGGTCGCCCAAGAGATATTGCTTTCAAAGCAGTTAAGAAGATATCGAATACGTGTTGACGGATTTTTATTTGATGTCATGAAGCATGAGAGAATAATCACACTCCAATTACCGAGAGACGTGACAATAGGGAATTGGATTCGGCGACTAGGAAAGAACACCCAGTCGCTAGAATTACGTGGAGATGGTTCAAACGATTTTAATCTAGGTGAGATGGAAAGCTTGAGGGAGCTCGTATTTCGAAATTGTTCAACGGTGGAGAAATTGATGAATGCAATCGATTGCAAACTCCCCATGTTGGAGCACCTGAAGCTGAGAGAACTCAGAGAGTTGGAAGAGATAATTGATGGTACAATTCCAGAGGGATCCAATTCCTTCCAAAATCTAGAATCACTAGTTGTTGAACATCTTCCCAAGTTGGGATATTTGTGGAAGAGTCCAAATCAGAATGTTTCACTGGTCAACCTCAAATCCATAAGCATTGACGATTGTCCCAATCTACGATATCTCTTCTCAATGGCAACAGCAAGGAGTCTTTTACAACTTCAACGCCTGGAAATACTTTCATGTGAGACGATTGAACAAGTGTTGTGGAATGAAATGGAAAGCAACACAGAGGCTTCTGTTATTGAGTTCCCAAAGTTGAAGGCACTGACACTGTTATATCTGCCAAACCTTTTAGCTTTCACCCAAGGAGttgaaatcataaaattccCCCAGTTGATAGAACTAGAAATCAACAACTGCCCAAAGCTCCGAACCAAAATCAACCAATTCCCTGACGGCATGATTGAGAAGATCTTCGTTAGTGATCGTGACAATATAGAAGAAATATTTAGGGATGATGGAAATCGTCATATCATATTCCAAGAATTGAGGGAACTGAGACTACAGGATCTCTCATACCTGACAACATTCTACAGAGGTGCTGAAAGCATCAAGTTTCCAAAGCTGAAAGAGTTGTGGATTGGAAATTTGCAAAGGCTGAATAGTTTTGTGCCAATAGATTCAGAACCCACCCACGACCATCATTCTCTTCATTTCTTTTGCAATAAAAAG AATGCAAACGAAGATGAGAACAAGGATGAGTACTATGAGGATGAGAATCATGAGGACAAGAAAGAGACAGAAGGCGAGGAAAGGATAGAGAGCAGCAACAACAATCTTATGTGA